A genome region from Erigeron canadensis isolate Cc75 chromosome 3, C_canadensis_v1, whole genome shotgun sequence includes the following:
- the LOC122592495 gene encoding BRAP2 RING ZnF UBP domain-containing protein 1-like isoform X2 — protein sequence MKRKKKKEELKIPPMELNGEVHLFRNLPFKSSSSTSSSPPIMTLWNVATRTTHVFIPAVPNYVSYQDFIAFCGSHVDHFSDLCFIRNDPVEDRYSVLIELVNQVSADGFCLRYNGKRFSPSESVEYTDLAEEATTPQPGYTELPTCPVCLERLDYDTSSIQITLCDHSFQCPCISKWACLSCQVCRLLQQQDGKPTCAICGTSSNPWVCLICGFVGCGRYEKAHAVEHYSHAQHCYSLDLEKQQIWDYYGDKYVHRLNQSKVGSKSTVTCHQTSEGECGDKEDAELGGALYSSKLDTILVEYNFLLATHMETQRLHYEALLAEAKSQKERTIAEAIEKAEVEKIQEIQHKLEELAKDTKSVSDINEDLAKEQELLKKKYKEIQERETALLKMKDEKILDLEEQIRDLRIFVEAQKTLAASSEEIKGGTLLPLQSTPDSEKKKNKRRGRKRN from the exons atgaaaaggaaaaagaaaaaagaagagttAAAAATTCCCCCAATGGAATTGAATGGCGAAGTTCATTTGTTTAGGAACTTACCGTTCAAATCGTCATCGTCGACGTCATCATCTCCTCCGATCATGACCCTTTGGAATGTGGCTACCCGGACCACGCATGTGTTTATCCCAGCTGTTCCTAATTATGTCTCTTATCAAGATTTTATCGCCTTTTGTGGCTCCCATGTTGATCACTTTTCCGATTTATGTTTCATCAG GAATGATCCGGTGGAAGATCGATATAGTGTGTTGATTGAGTTAGTTAATCAAGTATCTGCTGATGGGTTTTGTCTTCGTTACAATGGAAAGCGATTTAGTCCTTCTGAG TCAGTGGAGTACACAGATCTCGCAGAGGAAGCAACTACCCCGCAACCAGGATATACGGAATTACCTACTTGTCCTGTTTGTTTAG AGAGATTGGACTATGACACAAGTTCAATACAGATTACGCTATGTGACCATTCGTTTCAATGTCCATGTATTTCGAAGTGGGCCTGCTTGTCTTGCCAG GTTTGCCGACTTCTTCAACAGCAAGATGGGAAACCGACATGCGCAATTTGTGGGACATCTAGCAATCCGTGGGTCTGTTTGATATGTGGTTTTGTAGGATGTGGAAG GTATGAAAAAGCGCATGCTGTGGAGCACTATAGTCATGCACAACATTGCTATTCACTTGACCTAGAAAAACAGCAAATTTGGGATTATTATGGTGATAAATATGTTCACCGTTTAAATCAGTCGAAAGTTGGTAGCAAGTCAACTGTGACATGTCATCAAACAAGTGAAGGGGAGTGTGGTGATAAAGAGGATGCTGAACTTGGTGGGGCACTATATAGCAGCAAACTTGATACA ATTCTGGTTGAGTACAACTTTCTTCTGGCAACCCATATGGAGACTCAGCGGCTA CATTATGAAGCACTACTTGCGGAGGCGAAAAGTCAAAAGGAGAGAACCATAGCTGAAGCAATAGAGAAAGCTGAAGTTGAAAAGATACAAGAAATTCAACATAAACTGGAAGAACTTGCCAAAGACACGAAATCTGTTTCTGAT attaatGAAGATCTTGCTAAAGAACAAGAACTTCTGAAGAAAAAGTATAAGGAAATTCAGGAGAg GGAGACTGCATTGCTAAAAATGAAGGATGAGAAAAtacttgatcttgaagaacag ATTAGAGATTTGAGAATTTTCGTGGAAGCCCAAAAAACACTGGCAGCGTCAAGTGAGGAGATAAAGGGGGGTACACTTCTGCCACTTCAGTCAACTCCAGACagtgagaagaagaagaacaaaagGCGGGGCCGAAAGCGCAACTAG
- the LOC122592495 gene encoding BRAP2 RING ZnF UBP domain-containing protein 1-like isoform X1 produces MKRKKKKEELKIPPMELNGEVHLFRNLPFKSSSSTSSSPPIMTLWNVATRTTHVFIPAVPNYVSYQDFIAFCGSHVDHFSDLCFIRNDPVEDRYSVLIELVNQVSADGFCLRYNGKRFSPSETDLCHIYFAQSVEYTDLAEEATTPQPGYTELPTCPVCLERLDYDTSSIQITLCDHSFQCPCISKWACLSCQVCRLLQQQDGKPTCAICGTSSNPWVCLICGFVGCGRYEKAHAVEHYSHAQHCYSLDLEKQQIWDYYGDKYVHRLNQSKVGSKSTVTCHQTSEGECGDKEDAELGGALYSSKLDTILVEYNFLLATHMETQRLHYEALLAEAKSQKERTIAEAIEKAEVEKIQEIQHKLEELAKDTKSVSDINEDLAKEQELLKKKYKEIQERETALLKMKDEKILDLEEQIRDLRIFVEAQKTLAASSEEIKGGTLLPLQSTPDSEKKKNKRRGRKRN; encoded by the exons atgaaaaggaaaaagaaaaaagaagagttAAAAATTCCCCCAATGGAATTGAATGGCGAAGTTCATTTGTTTAGGAACTTACCGTTCAAATCGTCATCGTCGACGTCATCATCTCCTCCGATCATGACCCTTTGGAATGTGGCTACCCGGACCACGCATGTGTTTATCCCAGCTGTTCCTAATTATGTCTCTTATCAAGATTTTATCGCCTTTTGTGGCTCCCATGTTGATCACTTTTCCGATTTATGTTTCATCAG GAATGATCCGGTGGAAGATCGATATAGTGTGTTGATTGAGTTAGTTAATCAAGTATCTGCTGATGGGTTTTGTCTTCGTTACAATGGAAAGCGATTTAGTCCTTCTGAG ACTGATCTTTGCCATATATACTTCGCACAGTCAGTGGAGTACACAGATCTCGCAGAGGAAGCAACTACCCCGCAACCAGGATATACGGAATTACCTACTTGTCCTGTTTGTTTAG AGAGATTGGACTATGACACAAGTTCAATACAGATTACGCTATGTGACCATTCGTTTCAATGTCCATGTATTTCGAAGTGGGCCTGCTTGTCTTGCCAG GTTTGCCGACTTCTTCAACAGCAAGATGGGAAACCGACATGCGCAATTTGTGGGACATCTAGCAATCCGTGGGTCTGTTTGATATGTGGTTTTGTAGGATGTGGAAG GTATGAAAAAGCGCATGCTGTGGAGCACTATAGTCATGCACAACATTGCTATTCACTTGACCTAGAAAAACAGCAAATTTGGGATTATTATGGTGATAAATATGTTCACCGTTTAAATCAGTCGAAAGTTGGTAGCAAGTCAACTGTGACATGTCATCAAACAAGTGAAGGGGAGTGTGGTGATAAAGAGGATGCTGAACTTGGTGGGGCACTATATAGCAGCAAACTTGATACA ATTCTGGTTGAGTACAACTTTCTTCTGGCAACCCATATGGAGACTCAGCGGCTA CATTATGAAGCACTACTTGCGGAGGCGAAAAGTCAAAAGGAGAGAACCATAGCTGAAGCAATAGAGAAAGCTGAAGTTGAAAAGATACAAGAAATTCAACATAAACTGGAAGAACTTGCCAAAGACACGAAATCTGTTTCTGAT attaatGAAGATCTTGCTAAAGAACAAGAACTTCTGAAGAAAAAGTATAAGGAAATTCAGGAGAg GGAGACTGCATTGCTAAAAATGAAGGATGAGAAAAtacttgatcttgaagaacag ATTAGAGATTTGAGAATTTTCGTGGAAGCCCAAAAAACACTGGCAGCGTCAAGTGAGGAGATAAAGGGGGGTACACTTCTGCCACTTCAGTCAACTCCAGACagtgagaagaagaagaacaaaagGCGGGGCCGAAAGCGCAACTAG